A genome region from Gammaproteobacteria bacterium includes the following:
- a CDS encoding protein-glutamate O-methyltransferase CheR: MTRADSQEDYFLFSRYLEKASGIVLGPGKQYLVSSRLGGILQDLGVSSLRQLLDCARKDATGEVERRIIEAMTTNETLWFRDQHPFETLSELVFPEFTRRGIHKLRIWSAACSTGQEPYSIAMVAEEYRRASLRGAALRTEIIATDIAASVLRIARDGVYDALSLGRGLTAERRARFFECIGERARVNEALRHCVQFRELNLLHSYAGLGRFHIVFCRNVLIYFSPESKKDIVDRMSRIIEPGGFLFLGGAESMTRHSDRFESVRARGGMVFRRKMAS; this comes from the coding sequence GTGACCCGGGCGGATTCCCAGGAAGACTACTTCCTGTTCAGTCGGTACCTGGAGAAGGCTTCCGGGATCGTTTTGGGGCCAGGCAAGCAGTACCTGGTGTCCAGCCGGCTGGGGGGCATATTGCAGGATCTCGGCGTATCCTCCTTGCGGCAGCTACTGGATTGCGCCAGGAAGGATGCCACGGGAGAGGTGGAGCGCCGCATCATAGAGGCCATGACCACCAACGAAACCTTGTGGTTTCGTGATCAGCATCCCTTCGAGACCTTGAGCGAACTGGTGTTCCCCGAGTTCACCCGGCGCGGCATTCACAAGCTGCGCATCTGGTCGGCGGCGTGTTCGACGGGGCAGGAGCCCTATTCCATCGCCATGGTGGCAGAGGAATACCGGCGTGCCAGCCTGCGAGGTGCCGCTTTGCGGACGGAGATCATTGCCACCGATATTGCCGCGTCAGTCCTGCGCATTGCCCGCGACGGCGTCTATGACGCCTTGTCCCTGGGGCGCGGTTTGACCGCGGAGCGCCGGGCAAGGTTTTTTGAGTGTATTGGCGAGCGCGCCAGAGTCAATGAGGCGCTGCGTCACTGCGTGCAGTTTCGCGAACTCAACCTGCTGCACAGCTACGCCGGGCTCGGACGCTTCCATATTGTGTTTTGCCGCAACGTTCTCATTTATTTCTCCCCCGAGTCCAAAAAAGACATCGTCGACCGCATGAGCCGGATCATCGAGCCCGGTGGTTTTCTGTTCTTGGGCGGTGCCGAATCCATGACCCGTCATTCTGATCGCTTTGAGTCTGTGCGCGCCCGTGGCGGCATGGTGTTTCGCCGCAAGATGGCCTCTTGA